One stretch of Roseimicrobium sp. ORNL1 DNA includes these proteins:
- a CDS encoding sugar phosphate isomerase/epimerase family protein, whose product MARPVTLFTGQWADLPLETIVQKAKSFGYDGVELGCWGDHFEVAKADQAYCDAKRALIEKAGMKCFAISAHLVGQAVCDNIDARHKQILPDYIYGNGDPEGVRQRAAEELIKTAQAAKRFGVSVVNGFTGSSIWHLVYSFPPNLPSQIEDGYKDFGKRFKPILDAFQKEGIKFALEVHPTEIAFDIASAERALQAVDYHPAFGFNYDPSHFGYQGVDYVKFIYKFSDRIFHAHMKDVAWNLSGDTGVFGGHVDFHRPNRYWDFKSVGRGMINFERIIRALNDISYAGPLSVEWEDGGMDREFGAAESAAFVKKLDFPTSKIIFDAQFAEK is encoded by the coding sequence ATGGCCAGACCCGTCACTCTTTTCACCGGCCAGTGGGCAGACCTGCCCCTGGAGACCATCGTTCAGAAAGCCAAGTCCTTCGGCTACGATGGCGTGGAACTTGGCTGCTGGGGTGACCATTTCGAAGTCGCCAAGGCTGACCAGGCCTACTGTGATGCCAAGCGCGCCCTGATTGAGAAGGCTGGCATGAAGTGCTTCGCCATCTCCGCCCACCTCGTGGGTCAGGCTGTGTGCGACAACATCGACGCGCGCCACAAGCAAATCCTTCCCGACTACATCTACGGCAATGGTGATCCCGAAGGCGTGCGTCAGCGCGCTGCGGAAGAACTCATCAAGACCGCCCAGGCCGCGAAGCGTTTTGGCGTGAGCGTGGTGAACGGCTTCACCGGCAGCAGCATCTGGCACCTCGTGTACAGCTTCCCGCCGAATCTTCCCTCCCAGATCGAGGACGGCTACAAGGACTTCGGCAAGCGCTTCAAGCCCATCCTCGATGCGTTCCAGAAGGAAGGCATCAAGTTCGCCCTCGAAGTGCATCCCACGGAAATCGCGTTTGATATCGCCTCCGCGGAGCGCGCGCTGCAGGCGGTCGATTACCACCCTGCCTTCGGCTTCAACTACGACCCGTCGCACTTCGGCTACCAAGGAGTGGACTACGTGAAGTTCATCTACAAGTTTTCCGACCGCATCTTCCATGCGCACATGAAGGACGTGGCCTGGAACCTTTCGGGTGACACCGGCGTCTTCGGTGGTCACGTGGACTTCCACCGCCCCAATCGCTACTGGGACTTCAAGTCCGTGGGCCGCGGGATGATCAATTTCGAGCGCATCATCCGCGCCTTGAACGACATCTCCTACGCCGGTCCGCTGAGCGTGGAATGGGAAGACGGCGGCATGGACCGTGAATTCGGCGCTGCTGAATCCGCTGCCTTCGTGAAGAAGCTCGACTTCCCGACCTCGAAGATCATCTTCGATGCGCAGTTCGCCGAGAAGTAA
- a CDS encoding response regulator transcription factor, giving the protein MASASPSPTPLRILLVDDHFVVRSGLAASLGLEDDLAVVAEAGDANEALVQFAAKSPDVVIMDLQLGGSSGLDATARLCKEHPTARVLIFSSFARDEDVYRAIRAGALGYLQKAAPREDLLQAVRMVAQGKRFLPPDIAQRLAERLGRPEPSARELEVLALIAKGRSNKEIAAALGVSDETVKTHVSNIMQKLHAQDRAHAVTEAIRLGLLEV; this is encoded by the coding sequence ATGGCATCGGCATCCCCTTCCCCCACCCCGCTTCGCATCCTGCTCGTGGACGATCACTTTGTCGTCCGCAGTGGACTCGCGGCCTCGCTGGGGCTGGAGGATGACCTCGCCGTGGTGGCTGAGGCTGGTGATGCCAATGAAGCGCTGGTGCAGTTCGCGGCGAAGTCCCCGGATGTGGTCATCATGGATCTGCAGCTCGGAGGCAGCAGCGGCCTCGATGCCACGGCGCGCCTCTGCAAGGAACACCCTACGGCGCGGGTGCTGATTTTTTCCTCCTTCGCGCGCGATGAGGACGTGTACCGCGCCATCCGTGCCGGGGCGCTGGGGTATCTGCAAAAGGCGGCACCCCGCGAGGACCTGCTGCAGGCCGTGCGCATGGTGGCGCAGGGAAAACGCTTCCTCCCGCCGGACATCGCCCAACGTCTGGCGGAGCGTCTTGGTCGACCCGAGCCGAGTGCGCGTGAGTTGGAGGTGCTGGCACTCATCGCCAAGGGACGCAGCAACAAGGAAATCGCCGCTGCCCTGGGCGTGTCTGACGAGACCGTGAAGACCCACGTGAGCAACATCATGCAGAAACTTCACGCGCAGGATCGGGCGCACGCGGTGACAGAGGCGATCCGGCTCGGATTGCTGGAGGTCTAG
- a CDS encoding lysophospholipid acyltransferase family protein, whose product MKNLLRRFSAHGDFWLRYLHWGSRHCPWFLEPMYIFAFAVMFWVFLGSQRRAVAANLAVLLPGSSPLANQFRVIRVFWNFAWSLVDQAHARHGNKCIHWEIMGDAHLAILERETKGAVLLTAHMGNYDVAAPLFAERIQRPIHMVRAPEREQKSQEFQAAQREKERKAGFVVHYNEPGNMLGMELARAIQEGGVVAIQGDRILFDVSPMELIYREGITWQIPRGPFLLALVTKALIHPVFIVRMGYRRYRVVAAAPIEVTLQADRDKEAAQRAAAEKWNVILRSVMERHWRQWFVFEPVFQKVGESGERQTPVADTPEAPLEEQQTPDRIIPAESGRAAGVALTFSAAIGCWSGLVMLRWLLERSIGCTGCMIGSVLVWPILWFLAMVALAQGSLWAALGFVKITRLPMRHYDLVACSITLAVLSAVAWQEYHSGCPMGWWLGVLWFVGLGVALMGTWLRPAK is encoded by the coding sequence TTGAAGAATCTTCTCCGCCGCTTCTCCGCCCATGGCGACTTCTGGCTGCGCTACCTCCACTGGGGTTCGCGTCATTGCCCGTGGTTTCTGGAGCCGATGTACATCTTCGCGTTTGCGGTCATGTTCTGGGTCTTTCTTGGGAGTCAGCGTCGCGCCGTGGCGGCAAATCTCGCGGTACTGCTGCCGGGGAGTTCCCCCCTGGCGAACCAGTTCCGCGTGATCCGTGTGTTCTGGAATTTCGCCTGGAGTTTGGTGGACCAGGCGCATGCGCGGCATGGGAACAAATGCATCCACTGGGAAATCATGGGAGACGCCCATCTCGCGATTCTGGAGAGAGAAACGAAGGGCGCCGTGCTGCTGACAGCTCACATGGGAAACTATGATGTGGCCGCACCGCTCTTTGCCGAGCGCATCCAGCGGCCCATCCACATGGTCCGCGCTCCTGAGAGGGAGCAGAAGAGCCAGGAGTTCCAGGCGGCACAGCGTGAAAAGGAACGGAAGGCCGGTTTCGTGGTGCACTACAACGAGCCGGGGAATATGCTGGGCATGGAGCTTGCACGGGCCATCCAGGAGGGTGGGGTGGTGGCCATTCAGGGAGATCGCATTCTATTCGATGTGTCCCCCATGGAGCTCATCTACCGGGAGGGTATCACCTGGCAGATTCCGCGCGGGCCGTTTCTCCTGGCACTGGTGACGAAGGCGTTGATTCACCCCGTCTTCATCGTTCGTATGGGCTACCGACGTTATCGTGTGGTGGCGGCTGCCCCCATCGAGGTGACGTTGCAGGCAGACCGTGACAAGGAGGCCGCACAGCGTGCGGCTGCAGAGAAGTGGAATGTCATCCTCCGCAGCGTCATGGAGCGACACTGGCGTCAGTGGTTCGTATTCGAGCCTGTGTTTCAGAAGGTGGGTGAGTCTGGCGAGCGGCAGACGCCAGTTGCTGACACGCCGGAGGCGCCGCTTGAGGAGCAGCAGACACCAGACCGCATCATCCCGGCAGAGTCAGGACGTGCAGCTGGTGTCGCGCTCACGTTCTCGGCGGCCATTGGTTGCTGGTCTGGTCTTGTCATGCTGCGCTGGCTTCTGGAGCGCAGCATCGGCTGCACGGGCTGCATGATCGGTTCAGTGCTTGTCTGGCCGATCCTCTGGTTCCTGGCGATGGTGGCCTTGGCGCAGGGCTCGCTGTGGGCGGCGCTCGGGTTCGTGAAAATCACACGCCTTCCCATGCGGCACTACGATCTGGTGGCATGCAGCATCACTCTGGCAGTGCTCAGTGCCGTGGCGTGGCAGGAGTATCACAGCGGCTGCCCCATGGGCTGGTGGCTGGGCGTACTGTGGTTTGTGGGGCTGGGGGTGGCGCTGATGGGGACGTGGCTCCGCCCAGCAAAGTAG
- a CDS encoding Uma2 family endonuclease, protein MMLKLDVMQAATLADVATCVNHYRMHTPGVFVCVYAEVQLGGATFVPGLVAQVNRGKFKQCDPGDYDHFTGPPNFAFDVYHEEQRPEIERRRKAFEESGVLEYVLWNSTENKPAWLRLVEGKLVEVPMIDGEFIESTALPGMRFPVTAFKERNWWSIMSAISYGVTRLPHHDFMDTIWRK, encoded by the coding sequence ATGATGCTTAAACTGGATGTCATGCAGGCCGCCACCCTGGCAGATGTAGCCACGTGCGTGAATCACTACCGTATGCACACACCCGGCGTGTTTGTCTGTGTGTATGCTGAGGTGCAGTTGGGAGGCGCCACTTTTGTGCCCGGACTCGTTGCCCAGGTCAATAGGGGGAAATTCAAGCAATGTGATCCGGGCGACTACGATCATTTCACTGGCCCACCGAACTTCGCGTTCGATGTCTACCACGAGGAACAGCGCCCGGAAATCGAACGCCGCAGAAAGGCGTTCGAGGAATCCGGTGTCCTTGAATATGTCCTGTGGAATTCCACGGAAAACAAACCGGCTTGGCTGCGTCTCGTCGAAGGCAAATTGGTCGAAGTGCCGATGATCGACGGAGAGTTCATTGAAAGCACCGCACTTCCCGGCATGAGGTTCCCAGTCACCGCTTTCAAAGAGCGCAATTGGTGGAGCATCATGTCCGCCATTTCTTATGGCGTCACGCGACTGCCTCACCATGATTTCATGGACACGATCTGGCGGAAGTAG
- a CDS encoding protein-disulfide reductase DsbD domain-containing protein, with product MSEKRKGGRLMLLLMSLFVLAWSAQTHALEPNSPLQIALVSEVKTVQPGKPFYAGLHLKHKEGYHTYWKFPGIVGVPVSMVWSLPAGWKAGEIEWPEPEQVHMFQIRAQGYHGELVLPVRVTPPADLKPGTKVTLAGKAAWMCCGRDCNPDFADLTLELPVATEAEIDAKWEPAFVKAREAAPQSLDANAWSATATRQGKNKVTLHLTAKNAAARQQLAAVKDVLFFTDDGYINADKDQMVRREGDDKLSLELTVSEYYDGKTPPTHLLGLLQSPQGWGKGLTSETVIINAPID from the coding sequence ATGAGTGAAAAGAGAAAAGGGGGACGGCTGATGCTCCTCTTGATGTCCCTTTTCGTGCTCGCGTGGTCAGCGCAGACGCATGCCCTGGAGCCCAACAGCCCGTTGCAGATCGCGCTGGTTAGCGAAGTTAAGACCGTGCAGCCGGGCAAGCCCTTCTATGCGGGTCTGCACCTGAAGCACAAGGAAGGCTATCACACGTACTGGAAGTTCCCCGGAATCGTGGGTGTGCCGGTCAGCATGGTGTGGAGTCTCCCGGCCGGATGGAAGGCCGGAGAGATCGAGTGGCCGGAGCCGGAGCAGGTGCACATGTTCCAGATCCGCGCACAGGGATATCACGGCGAGTTGGTACTACCCGTGCGTGTCACGCCACCAGCCGACTTGAAGCCGGGCACGAAGGTGACACTTGCCGGCAAAGCCGCCTGGATGTGCTGTGGGCGTGATTGCAATCCCGACTTTGCGGATCTGACATTGGAGCTTCCTGTGGCTACGGAGGCGGAGATCGATGCCAAGTGGGAGCCTGCGTTTGTAAAAGCACGTGAGGCAGCTCCGCAGTCATTGGATGCAAATGCATGGTCCGCCACGGCCACGCGCCAGGGAAAGAACAAGGTGACACTGCACCTCACCGCGAAGAACGCCGCCGCCCGGCAGCAACTCGCTGCGGTGAAGGATGTTCTCTTCTTCACCGACGATGGCTATATCAATGCGGACAAGGATCAGATGGTGCGCCGAGAAGGCGATGACAAGCTGAGTTTGGAGCTGACCGTCTCCGAGTACTACGACGGCAAAACACCGCCCACCCATCTCCTTGGTCTGCTGCAATCTCCCCAAGGCTGGGGCAAGGGGCTGACCAGCGAGACGGTGATCATCAACGCGCCCATTGACTAA
- the asnS gene encoding asparagine--tRNA ligase gives MPTPNIRALLASTSPQQDITVQGWVRTRRDSKACTFISLNDGSCLRELQVVADLTLPCADLYPKILTGASVRVTGDLVASPGAKQSYELLAKNVEILGEADGTYPLQKKGHTPEFLRSIAHLRPRTNLLSSVFRVRSRMAFAIHQFFQEQDFFYVHTPIITASDCEGAGEMFRVTTLPQGSSAKPDQDFFGKPAYLTVSGQLQGETFACALSRIYTFGPTFRAENSNTARHAAEFWMIEPEMAFFDLDADMTLAEQNVKFLLKKLFETCGEELEFFSKFIDKDLITRLQHTLEKPFQRISYTDAVEVLLKSGKQFEYPVAWGENLQSEHERFLAEEHFKSPVTVFNYPKTLKPFYMRQNDDGKTVAAMDVLVPGIGEIIGGSQREERLDLLEAAMAHHGLDPESYHWYADLRRYGSVPHAGYGMGFERFLMFATGVSNIRDVIPFARTPGHADF, from the coding sequence ATGCCCACGCCCAACATCCGCGCCCTGCTCGCCTCGACTTCACCGCAACAGGACATCACCGTGCAGGGCTGGGTGCGCACCCGCCGGGATTCCAAGGCCTGCACCTTCATCTCGCTGAATGACGGCTCCTGCCTGCGCGAGCTGCAGGTGGTGGCGGATCTCACGCTTCCCTGCGCAGACCTGTACCCAAAGATCCTCACGGGAGCGAGCGTCCGCGTGACCGGTGACCTGGTTGCCTCCCCCGGCGCCAAGCAGTCCTACGAGCTACTGGCCAAGAATGTCGAGATCCTCGGCGAGGCGGACGGTACCTACCCGCTGCAGAAGAAAGGGCACACGCCGGAGTTCCTGCGCAGCATCGCGCACCTCCGCCCGCGCACGAACCTGCTCAGCTCAGTCTTCCGCGTGCGCAGCCGCATGGCCTTTGCCATCCACCAGTTCTTCCAGGAGCAGGATTTCTTTTATGTGCACACGCCCATCATCACCGCCAGCGATTGTGAAGGCGCCGGGGAGATGTTCCGTGTGACGACGCTGCCGCAGGGCAGCAGTGCCAAGCCGGACCAGGATTTCTTTGGCAAGCCCGCCTACCTCACCGTGAGCGGCCAGCTTCAAGGCGAGACCTTCGCGTGTGCACTGAGCCGCATCTACACCTTCGGACCCACGTTCCGCGCGGAGAATTCCAACACGGCACGCCACGCCGCGGAGTTCTGGATGATTGAGCCGGAGATGGCCTTTTTTGATCTCGATGCCGACATGACACTGGCCGAGCAAAACGTAAAGTTCCTGCTGAAGAAACTCTTCGAGACCTGCGGTGAGGAGCTGGAGTTCTTCAGCAAATTCATCGACAAGGATCTCATCACCCGACTGCAGCACACATTGGAGAAGCCCTTCCAGCGCATCAGCTACACGGATGCCGTGGAGGTGCTGCTGAAGAGTGGCAAGCAGTTCGAGTACCCCGTGGCCTGGGGAGAGAACCTGCAGAGCGAGCACGAACGGTTCCTCGCAGAGGAACACTTCAAGAGCCCGGTCACGGTCTTCAACTATCCCAAAACGCTGAAGCCATTCTACATGCGCCAGAATGACGACGGCAAAACCGTGGCCGCCATGGACGTGCTGGTGCCGGGCATCGGCGAAATCATCGGCGGCAGCCAGCGTGAAGAGCGCTTGGATCTTCTCGAGGCTGCCATGGCGCATCACGGACTCGACCCCGAGAGCTACCACTGGTACGCGGATCTCCGCCGCTACGGCTCCGTGCCGCATGCCGGCTACGGCATGGGCTTTGAGCGCTTCCTGATGTTCGCTACGGGCGTAAGCAATATACGCGACGTGATTCCTTTCGCGCGCACCCCAGGTCATGCGGATTTCTAA
- a CDS encoding M48 family metallopeptidase yields the protein MRVIIIVAIAGFALFKYFNLPTETNKFTGREQRLNLNAKEEIVLGLNSAPQMARQFGGLSSDERARAYVSRVGAKLVNDTDADMTPYGKNFEFHLLADRKVVNAFALPGGQIFITEALFRLLKTEDELAGVLGHEIGHVVGRHSSEQMAKSDLINGLTTAVVVGASGENGGMEAARVAQMVGQMVNMKYGRGDELESDKLAVLFLLQAGYDPEAMIRVMEVLRDASGGGSQPEFMSTHPAPANRMEVIKAEIARLRKEGKDKRGGTGEAPLVEIKE from the coding sequence ATGCGCGTCATCATCATCGTGGCAATTGCCGGATTTGCCCTGTTCAAGTATTTCAACCTGCCCACGGAGACGAACAAATTCACCGGCCGCGAACAGCGGCTGAATCTCAATGCCAAGGAGGAGATTGTCCTCGGGTTGAACTCCGCGCCGCAGATGGCGCGCCAGTTTGGCGGGCTTTCGTCGGACGAACGCGCGCGGGCCTACGTGTCTCGCGTGGGCGCGAAGCTGGTCAATGACACCGACGCAGACATGACGCCCTACGGCAAGAATTTTGAGTTTCACCTGCTCGCCGATCGCAAGGTGGTGAACGCCTTTGCGCTGCCGGGAGGACAGATTTTCATCACCGAGGCGCTCTTTCGGCTTCTGAAAACGGAGGACGAGCTTGCGGGCGTCTTGGGACACGAAATCGGGCACGTGGTCGGCCGACATTCCTCAGAGCAGATGGCCAAGAGTGATCTCATCAATGGACTCACCACTGCTGTGGTGGTGGGCGCCTCCGGAGAAAATGGAGGCATGGAAGCCGCACGCGTTGCCCAGATGGTGGGCCAGATGGTCAACATGAAGTATGGCCGCGGCGATGAGCTGGAATCAGACAAGCTCGCCGTACTCTTCCTCCTGCAAGCCGGCTACGACCCGGAAGCTATGATCCGCGTCATGGAAGTCCTGCGCGACGCCTCCGGCGGTGGCAGCCAACCCGAGTTCATGAGCACGCACCCGGCTCCCGCAAACCGCATGGAGGTCATCAAGGCGGAGATCGCCAGGCTGCGCAAGGAAGGCAAGGACAAGCGCGGCGGTACCGGCGAAGCGCCGCTGGTGGAGATCAAGGAGTAG
- a CDS encoding MBL fold metallo-hydrolase encodes MKLKFYGTRGSIPVCDAGFQGFGGNTTCFQITFPDINQIAIVDAGTGVRNLGRDLRAMGHEQEQIVLAFTHFHWDHIQGFPFFGPAYDPKQKLTVLTLGEEQNISSLREVFETQMQSVYFPVQLSHMGADFQFVQLEKATEHFGVTSNAATKITSQKLNHPGGAYAFRIERQGKVLVICTDVEHGDQIDPNVVALAKGADLLVHEAQYTAEELASRRGWGHSSYDQALQVAEMAGVKRLAMTHHDPDHDDDFLSRMEKLCQERFKECLLARDGMELEL; translated from the coding sequence ATGAAGTTGAAATTTTACGGAACGCGGGGTTCGATCCCGGTATGCGATGCGGGCTTTCAAGGGTTCGGAGGCAATACCACCTGCTTCCAGATCACGTTTCCTGACATCAACCAGATTGCGATTGTGGACGCAGGGACGGGCGTCAGGAATCTGGGGCGCGATCTCCGGGCAATGGGGCATGAGCAGGAACAGATAGTTCTCGCCTTCACGCATTTCCACTGGGACCACATTCAGGGGTTTCCCTTTTTCGGCCCTGCCTACGATCCGAAGCAAAAGCTCACGGTGTTGACGCTGGGCGAGGAGCAGAACATCAGCAGTCTGCGTGAGGTGTTCGAGACGCAGATGCAATCCGTATACTTTCCGGTGCAACTGAGCCATATGGGAGCGGATTTCCAGTTTGTTCAGTTGGAGAAAGCCACAGAGCACTTCGGAGTCACCTCCAATGCGGCTACCAAGATCACGTCACAGAAGCTCAACCATCCGGGAGGCGCCTACGCATTCCGAATCGAGCGTCAGGGCAAGGTGTTGGTGATCTGCACGGATGTGGAGCATGGGGACCAGATTGACCCCAACGTCGTTGCGCTGGCGAAGGGCGCGGATTTGCTGGTTCATGAGGCCCAATACACGGCGGAAGAACTGGCGAGCCGGCGCGGGTGGGGGCACAGCAGTTACGATCAGGCCTTGCAGGTGGCGGAGATGGCAGGGGTGAAGCGGCTGGCGATGACGCACCACGACCCCGACCATGATGATGACTTCCTGTCGCGCATGGAGAAGCTGTGCCAGGAGCGTTTCAAAGAGTGCCTCCTCGCCAGGGACGGCATGGAACTGGAGCTGTGA
- the rsmH gene encoding 16S rRNA (cytosine(1402)-N(4))-methyltransferase RsmH, whose product MNEESEPQPPVPAPTPHKRRIRYKGKNPRRFEDKYKEHDPSRYPDTVAKVRAGGKTPAGQHVPIMVREIMEVLAPQPGGRAVDCTLGHGGHASELLKAVQPGGWLLALDQDPIEIVRTEARMRALGFPEESLLVKRTNFAGLRKVLTEVGWTDGADVILADLGVSSMQIDNPARGFSFKEEGPLDMRMNPQKGQPASALVQKLGAEALAAMLSENADEPRAASLAKALAQRTFPTTTVFARAIRSALPPHLDDEEKQDTIRRVFQALRIAVNEEFSVLDTWLRSLPDALRPGGRVAVLTFHSGEDRRVKRAFQEGLRAGMYAEISEEVVRPSSTEVRDNSRAAPAKLRWAVKSDGTA is encoded by the coding sequence GTGAACGAAGAATCTGAACCGCAGCCCCCCGTCCCCGCTCCGACGCCGCACAAGCGCCGCATCCGGTACAAGGGAAAGAACCCACGCCGGTTTGAGGACAAGTACAAGGAGCACGATCCTTCCAGGTATCCCGATACCGTGGCGAAGGTCCGTGCCGGCGGCAAGACGCCCGCGGGGCAGCACGTGCCCATCATGGTACGGGAGATCATGGAGGTGCTCGCGCCGCAGCCTGGAGGGCGCGCGGTGGATTGCACGTTGGGGCATGGAGGGCACGCAAGCGAACTACTGAAGGCGGTGCAGCCGGGCGGATGGCTGCTGGCGCTGGATCAGGATCCCATCGAGATCGTCAGGACGGAGGCACGGATGCGAGCGCTCGGTTTCCCGGAAGAATCGCTGCTGGTGAAACGCACCAATTTCGCCGGTCTGCGCAAGGTACTCACGGAGGTGGGATGGACGGATGGCGCCGATGTCATCCTGGCCGACCTCGGGGTGTCCTCCATGCAGATCGACAACCCCGCGCGTGGATTCAGCTTCAAGGAGGAAGGCCCGCTGGACATGCGGATGAACCCGCAAAAAGGCCAGCCTGCCAGTGCGCTGGTACAGAAACTGGGTGCGGAGGCGCTTGCCGCGATGCTGTCTGAGAACGCCGACGAGCCGCGAGCCGCCTCGCTGGCCAAGGCACTGGCGCAGCGCACGTTCCCGACGACCACAGTTTTCGCCCGTGCCATTCGCAGTGCCTTGCCTCCACATCTGGATGATGAGGAGAAGCAGGACACCATCCGGCGTGTGTTCCAGGCGCTACGCATCGCGGTGAACGAGGAATTTTCCGTGCTCGATACCTGGTTGCGTAGCTTGCCAGACGCACTTCGCCCCGGTGGACGGGTGGCGGTGCTCACCTTCCACAGTGGCGAGGACCGGCGGGTGAAGCGTGCCTTTCAGGAGGGACTGCGGGCGGGGATGTATGCGGAAATAAGCGAGGAAGTGGTCCGTCCCTCATCTACGGAAGTGCGGGACAATTCGAGAGCGGCACCCGCGAAGTTACGCTGGGCGGTGAAGAGCGATGGGACAGCATGA
- a CDS encoding nucleotide pyrophosphohydrolase translates to MTIEELTSRICAFRDARDWMQYHNPKDLAMAIAAESGELMQPFVWKTEEQADAVAREKHDYLRDEVADVAMLLFEFAHNLGISVEDAILAKLARNELRYPVEKAHGSNAKYTEL, encoded by the coding sequence ATGACCATCGAAGAACTCACTTCCCGCATCTGCGCCTTCCGCGATGCGCGGGACTGGATGCAGTATCACAACCCCAAGGACCTCGCGATGGCCATTGCCGCGGAATCGGGGGAACTGATGCAGCCTTTCGTCTGGAAGACGGAGGAGCAAGCGGATGCGGTGGCGAGGGAGAAGCATGACTACCTGCGGGATGAGGTCGCCGACGTGGCCATGCTGCTGTTTGAATTCGCGCACAATCTGGGCATCTCGGTGGAAGACGCCATTCTGGCCAAGCTTGCACGCAATGAGCTGCGCTACCCGGTAGAAAAGGCCCATGGCTCCAATGCGAAGTACACCGAACTGTGA
- a CDS encoding alanine--glyoxylate aminotransferase family protein, protein MRDHVKLFIPGPVEVSPDTYAAMSAPMVGHRGKGFQDLYAEIQPKLQTLFGTTQLVYISTSSAWGVMEGSIRNLVKKKVLNCCCGAFSDKWYDVSLRCGKQAEELKVEWGQAITAELIDAKLATGEFDALTLVHSETSTGVLNPVEEIAKLKAKYPDVMFIVDTVSSFTTVPMNFDALGIDVLLTGSQKAFAMPPGMGLFTASEAAYERSASIKDRGYYFDFHEFKANGEKNMTPSTPCISLIYGLRHQLNKFFAEGLENRYARHARLNALVHDWVKRNGFEFFAAEGYRSKGLTCVKNNKEIDVAKFSDLLKKRHKLLIDGGYGKIKGKTFRLSNMGDETDETIGELIAALDDCLAAL, encoded by the coding sequence ATGCGCGACCACGTCAAACTGTTCATCCCCGGCCCCGTCGAAGTCTCGCCCGATACCTACGCGGCGATGTCTGCTCCCATGGTGGGGCATCGTGGCAAGGGGTTCCAGGACCTCTACGCTGAAATCCAGCCCAAGCTGCAGACCCTCTTCGGTACGACGCAGCTCGTGTACATCAGCACCTCCTCCGCATGGGGCGTGATGGAAGGCTCCATCCGGAATCTCGTGAAGAAAAAGGTGCTCAACTGCTGCTGCGGCGCCTTCTCAGACAAGTGGTACGACGTCTCCCTCCGCTGCGGCAAGCAGGCGGAAGAACTCAAGGTGGAGTGGGGCCAGGCCATCACGGCCGAGCTCATCGACGCCAAGCTCGCCACCGGCGAGTTCGACGCGCTAACCCTCGTGCACAGCGAAACTTCTACCGGCGTGCTGAACCCGGTTGAGGAAATCGCCAAGCTCAAGGCGAAGTACCCGGACGTGATGTTCATCGTGGACACCGTCTCCAGCTTCACCACCGTGCCGATGAACTTCGACGCGCTGGGTATCGACGTCCTCCTTACCGGCAGCCAGAAGGCCTTCGCCATGCCGCCCGGCATGGGCCTCTTCACCGCCAGCGAGGCCGCCTACGAGCGCTCCGCCTCCATCAAGGACCGCGGCTACTACTTCGACTTCCATGAGTTCAAGGCGAACGGGGAGAAGAACATGACCCCTAGCACGCCGTGCATCTCCCTGATCTACGGCCTGCGCCACCAGCTCAACAAGTTCTTCGCTGAAGGGCTCGAGAACCGCTATGCCCGCCACGCCCGTCTCAATGCCCTGGTGCATGACTGGGTGAAGCGCAATGGCTTCGAGTTCTTCGCTGCCGAGGGGTACCGCTCCAAGGGCCTCACCTGCGTGAAGAACAACAAGGAGATCGACGTCGCCAAGTTCTCCGACCTCCTCAAAAAGCGCCACAAGCTCCTGATCGACGGCGGCTACGGCAAGATCAAGGGCAAGACCTTCCGTCTCTCCAACATGGGCGACGAAACGGACGAGACCATCGGCGAACTCATTGCGGCCCTCGACGACTGCCTCGCGGCGCTCTGA